One Phycisphaera mikurensis NBRC 102666 DNA window includes the following coding sequences:
- a CDS encoding phytoene desaturase family protein, translating to MTALATPPPPPAAADTNRNDRRAAVVGAGLAGLTAAVTLAARGFEVTVFDKNPWAGGKAARLEGQGPDGGTFRFDMGPTILTVPEVLERVFREAGVDLHERLDLVRLDDPQWRCFFDAKRGSRHGSSDGPDGNQVLDLKEDVAAMRDELERFTGDGKAAADYAGFVDYTRKLHRISDDFYFWKSIGGLKDMFSFGGTMNASTLRDVAAMRMWSTVAGTVRKMVPDDRVAQMLDHYTQYVGSDPGQAPAILCGIAAMQVDRGVWYPRGGTRAVPLALKKLAEELGVAFRLGPEHEVTRIHGESAGRGKRRVAGVELADGTRLGFPIVVSNADSVRTQRELLGGETHRDGRAGAGDPEPACSGVVLYLGLDKRYEHLAHHNFVFSRDPEEEFEHIYRRGEVAPDPTAYLAATAATEEAGGDPTTFTAPAGGEALYVLVHAPYLRPGQDWNRDGRLFRGYRETILDKLETTAGMAGIRDRIVYENALTPQGIHDRYKVLNGAIYGLASHGRLGGGFKPGNRRSELPGLYLAGGSAHPGPGMPMVMMSGWIAADAAAADADAALPPAAG from the coding sequence ATGACCGCGCTCGCGACCCCGCCGCCCCCCCCCGCCGCCGCCGACACGAACAGGAACGACCGCCGGGCCGCGGTGGTCGGCGCCGGCCTCGCGGGCCTCACCGCGGCGGTCACGCTCGCGGCCCGCGGCTTCGAGGTCACCGTTTTCGACAAGAACCCCTGGGCCGGCGGCAAAGCCGCGCGGCTGGAGGGCCAGGGCCCCGACGGCGGGACCTTCCGCTTCGACATGGGGCCGACGATCCTGACGGTGCCCGAGGTGCTCGAGCGGGTCTTCCGGGAAGCCGGCGTGGACCTGCACGAACGGCTCGACCTCGTCCGGCTCGACGACCCGCAGTGGCGGTGCTTCTTCGACGCGAAGCGCGGGAGCCGGCACGGCAGCAGCGACGGGCCGGACGGCAATCAGGTCCTGGACCTGAAAGAAGACGTCGCCGCGATGCGCGATGAGCTGGAGCGGTTCACCGGCGACGGGAAGGCGGCCGCCGATTACGCCGGCTTCGTCGACTACACCCGCAAGCTGCACCGCATCAGCGACGATTTCTACTTCTGGAAGTCGATCGGCGGGCTGAAGGACATGTTCAGCTTCGGCGGCACGATGAACGCCTCGACGCTGAGGGACGTCGCGGCGATGCGGATGTGGTCGACGGTGGCGGGCACGGTCCGGAAGATGGTGCCCGACGACCGCGTCGCGCAGATGCTCGACCACTACACGCAGTACGTCGGCAGCGACCCGGGCCAGGCGCCGGCGATCCTCTGCGGCATCGCGGCGATGCAGGTCGACCGCGGCGTGTGGTACCCGCGCGGCGGGACGCGGGCGGTGCCGCTGGCGCTCAAGAAGCTCGCCGAGGAGCTGGGCGTCGCCTTCAGGCTCGGGCCCGAGCACGAGGTGACGCGCATCCACGGCGAGAGCGCCGGCCGCGGGAAGCGTCGCGTCGCGGGCGTGGAGCTGGCCGACGGGACGCGGCTGGGCTTCCCGATCGTCGTCAGCAACGCCGACAGCGTCCGCACCCAGCGGGAGCTGCTCGGCGGGGAGACGCACCGCGACGGCAGAGCCGGTGCCGGCGACCCCGAGCCCGCGTGCTCGGGCGTCGTGCTCTACCTCGGGCTCGACAAGCGCTACGAGCACCTCGCGCACCACAACTTCGTGTTCTCGCGCGATCCCGAAGAGGAGTTCGAGCACATCTACCGCCGCGGCGAGGTCGCCCCCGATCCCACGGCGTACCTCGCGGCGACCGCCGCCACCGAGGAAGCAGGCGGCGACCCCACCACCTTCACCGCGCCCGCCGGCGGCGAGGCGCTGTACGTGCTGGTGCACGCGCCGTACCTGCGGCCCGGGCAGGACTGGAACCGCGACGGCCGGCTCTTCCGGGGCTACCGCGAGACGATCCTCGACAAGCTGGAGACGACCGCCGGGATGGCCGGGATCCGCGACCGCATCGTCTACGAGAACGCGCTGACGCCTCAGGGCATCCACGACCGGTACAAGGTGCTCAATGGCGCCATCTACGGCCTCGCCAGCCACGGCCGCCTCGGCGGCGGCTTCAAACCCGGCAACCGCCGCTCCGAGCTGCCCGGCCTCTACCTCGCCGGCGGC
- a CDS encoding glutamine--tRNA ligase/YqeY domain fusion protein — protein sequence MTAPHDAEGPSHDPLGFLREAVQQDLDTGRCELPVRTRFPPEPNGFLHVGHAKAICIDFGVARAFGGPCLLRFDDTNPVAEEARYADAIRTDLAWLGFEPSEITHTSDHFDALAGLADRLIEGGLAYVDEQPVEAIREQRGSLTRPGTPSPFRDRPAAESAARFAEMKSGAAPEGSMVLRAKIDMAAPNLNLRDPVLYRVLHATHARTGDAWKVYPTYDFAHGQCDAIEGVTHSLCSLEFEDHRPLYDWFIEKLGLFPSRQIEFGRLNLTHTITSKRKLRALVDEGIVGGWDDPRMPTLAGMRRRGYAAAAIRSFCDELGVTKFVGTTELALLEHHQRKHLNETAERRMAVMDPIELVVTDFEEGRVDRLPAVNRPQDGEEGATRELPFTRTLYIEREDFKEDANRKYFRLTPGREVRLRWAYLVTCTGCEKDSDGNVVRVFATHDPASRGGNAPDGRKVKGTIHWVSAGHAIDAECRLYRPLFATADPAEGADEDPPRGWRENLAPDSLEVVTAKAEPSLADAGPGAPVQFERIGYFHREPGERPVFHRVVPLREDAGKRA from the coding sequence ATGACCGCCCCGCACGACGCCGAAGGCCCCTCCCACGATCCGCTGGGCTTCCTCCGCGAGGCGGTCCAGCAGGACCTCGACACCGGCCGCTGCGAGCTCCCGGTCAGGACCCGCTTTCCGCCGGAGCCCAACGGCTTCCTGCACGTCGGCCACGCCAAAGCCATCTGCATCGATTTCGGCGTCGCCCGCGCCTTCGGCGGCCCGTGCCTGCTCCGCTTCGACGACACCAACCCCGTCGCCGAGGAGGCCCGCTACGCCGACGCGATCCGCACGGACCTCGCGTGGCTCGGCTTCGAGCCCTCGGAGATCACCCACACCAGCGACCACTTCGACGCCCTCGCCGGGCTCGCGGACCGCCTGATCGAAGGAGGCCTCGCCTACGTCGACGAGCAGCCGGTCGAGGCGATCCGCGAGCAGCGCGGGAGCCTGACCCGGCCCGGCACGCCCTCGCCCTTCCGCGACCGCCCGGCCGCCGAGTCGGCGGCGAGATTCGCGGAGATGAAGTCCGGCGCCGCGCCCGAGGGCTCCATGGTCCTCCGCGCGAAGATCGACATGGCGGCGCCGAACCTGAATCTCCGCGACCCGGTGCTCTACCGCGTGCTGCACGCGACGCACGCCCGCACCGGCGACGCGTGGAAGGTCTACCCCACCTACGACTTCGCCCACGGCCAGTGCGACGCGATCGAGGGCGTCACCCACTCGCTGTGCTCGCTGGAGTTCGAGGACCACCGCCCGCTCTACGACTGGTTCATCGAGAAGCTGGGCCTCTTCCCCTCCCGGCAGATCGAGTTCGGCCGCCTGAACCTCACCCACACGATCACCAGCAAGCGGAAGCTGCGGGCCCTCGTGGACGAGGGCATCGTCGGCGGCTGGGACGACCCGCGGATGCCGACCCTCGCCGGCATGCGGCGGCGCGGCTACGCGGCGGCGGCGATCCGCAGCTTCTGCGACGAGCTGGGCGTCACCAAGTTCGTCGGGACCACCGAGCTCGCCCTGCTCGAGCACCACCAGCGGAAGCACCTCAACGAGACCGCCGAGCGGCGGATGGCCGTGATGGACCCGATCGAGCTGGTCGTCACCGACTTCGAAGAGGGCCGGGTCGACCGACTCCCCGCCGTCAACCGGCCGCAGGACGGCGAGGAGGGCGCGACGCGGGAGCTGCCGTTCACGCGGACGCTGTACATCGAGCGCGAGGACTTCAAGGAGGACGCCAACCGCAAGTATTTCCGCCTGACGCCCGGCCGCGAGGTGCGGCTGAGGTGGGCCTACCTGGTGACCTGCACCGGATGCGAGAAGGATTCCGACGGAAACGTCGTCCGCGTGTTCGCCACGCACGACCCCGCCTCCCGCGGCGGCAACGCGCCCGACGGGCGGAAGGTCAAGGGCACGATCCACTGGGTGAGCGCCGGGCACGCCATCGACGCGGAGTGCCGCCTGTACCGGCCGCTCTTCGCGACCGCCGATCCGGCGGAAGGGGCTGACGAGGACCCGCCCCGCGGCTGGCGCGAGAACCTCGCGCCCGACAGCCTGGAGGTGGTGACGGCGAAGGCGGAGCCGTCGCTCGCCGACGCCGGGCCGGGCGCGCCCGTGCAGTTCGAGCGCATCGGCTACTTCCACCGCGAGCCCGGCGAGCGGCCGGTGTTCCACCGCGTCGTCCCGCTCCGCGAGGACGCCGGCAAACGCGCTTGA